Proteins from a genomic interval of Desulfobacterales bacterium:
- the mscL gene encoding large conductance mechanosensitive channel protein MscL produces the protein MFKEFKEFAMRGNVVDMAVGIIIGAAFGTIVKSLVADVLMPPIGMLLGNVDFSNLFAVIKQGSVAGPFATVAEAQKAGAVTVNYGVFINTIISFLIVAFAIFIVIKGLNKLKREEEAPPEEPTTKDCPHCFSEIPIKATRCGFCTSELG, from the coding sequence ATGTTTAAAGAATTTAAAGAATTTGCCATGCGGGGCAATGTGGTCGACATGGCCGTCGGCATTATCATTGGAGCTGCCTTTGGAACGATTGTCAAGTCACTGGTTGCTGACGTTCTCATGCCGCCGATCGGCATGCTGCTGGGCAATGTGGATTTTTCCAATCTCTTTGCCGTCATCAAACAGGGATCTGTTGCCGGCCCGTTTGCCACAGTGGCAGAAGCGCAGAAAGCAGGTGCAGTCACCGTTAATTATGGTGTGTTCATTAATACGATCATCAGTTTTTTGATTGTCGCTTTTGCTATTTTTATCGTTATTAAAGGCCTCAATAAATTGAAACGAGAAGAAGAAGCGCCGCCAGAGGAGCCTACCACCAAGGATTGCCCGCATTGTTTTTCAGAAATACCCATCAAGGCGACCCGCTGTGGCTTTTGCACATCAGAGCTTGGATAA
- a CDS encoding phosphodiester glycosidase family protein, whose translation MKIRLPTISLTILILFAAAAVITQAGENSQAIGWQKLDKGIELGTFLSPLRAEVGDSLVRVLRIDPTYYQLRLLNTSAIQNGSPITPKQWCRQNGLTAVINASMYQTDYKTSVSLMRRKGHVNNPRLSKDMTILAFDRLDSGVSEVKIIDRQCEDYNFWKKKYATLIQSIRMISCTGKNVWKQQPRRWSTSAIGVDTQNNVLFIHVRSLYSTHDLINILKALPLNISRAMYTEGGPQAQLYIKVADREFEFVGSYEVGSSDANKGSLPWPLPNVIGIVKRNPKPKPLSAAANR comes from the coding sequence ATGAAGATTCGTTTACCAACCATTTCTTTGACCATTTTGATTCTATTCGCTGCGGCGGCAGTGATCACTCAAGCCGGCGAAAACAGCCAAGCCATTGGCTGGCAGAAGCTTGATAAAGGCATAGAATTGGGCACCTTTCTATCCCCCTTGCGGGCTGAAGTCGGGGATTCACTGGTAAGGGTGTTGCGAATTGATCCGACCTATTATCAGTTGCGGTTGCTCAACACCTCGGCTATCCAAAATGGCTCTCCAATTACGCCTAAACAATGGTGCCGCCAAAACGGTCTGACGGCTGTGATCAATGCCAGTATGTATCAGACCGATTACAAAACCAGTGTATCCTTAATGCGCAGAAAAGGGCATGTCAATAACCCTAGATTGTCCAAGGACATGACGATCCTCGCCTTTGACCGGCTGGATAGCGGCGTTTCGGAAGTAAAAATTATTGATCGCCAATGTGAGGATTACAATTTCTGGAAAAAAAAATATGCCACCCTGATTCAAAGTATCCGCATGATATCATGCACTGGTAAAAATGTCTGGAAACAGCAGCCCCGGCGCTGGAGCACGTCAGCTATTGGTGTCGATACGCAGAACAATGTTTTATTCATTCATGTGCGATCGTTATATAGCACCCATGACCTGATAAATATCCTTAAAGCACTTCCCCTTAACATATCACGTGCCATGTATACCGAAGGCGGACCCCAGGCTCAGTTATACATCAAAGTCGCCGATAGAGAATTTGAATTCGTTGGTAGTTATGAAGTCGGCTCAAGTGATGCCAACAAGGGATCGTTACCATGGCCCCTGCCAAATGTGATCGGCATCGTAAAGCGAAACCCCAAGCCCAAGCCATTAAGCGCTGCAGCAAACAGATAG
- a CDS encoding zinc-ribbon domain-containing protein — protein sequence MPKATEQYNLAVINPGLAKEWHPTRNGELNPRNVTPGSGRKIWWICSRGHEWQATVYSRNRGTNCPSCHKSTTADNSEMLLANTDLIKEWHLTKNSGLNLRNLPPGFNKKVWWICEEGHEWEQTVKARIKGRGCPQCNKGSVQKKSPKDSPSTQPSEKMLTPDKFGVRRPSFAETSAATGFRRNKRFMHRATVIIEDVNSGSLSYAQTKDFSNDGMLLESAVAFKPGTKIKIKFDAQPFKSAPKTYSSIVRWCKEAANEDAMHNYGIGVKFI from the coding sequence ATGCCAAAAGCAACTGAACAGTATAATCTAGCCGTCATCAATCCGGGCCTTGCCAAGGAATGGCATCCGACTCGCAACGGGGAATTAAATCCCCGAAACGTGACTCCCGGCTCAGGTCGAAAAATATGGTGGATATGCAGCAGGGGCCATGAATGGCAGGCAACCGTATACAGCCGAAACCGCGGCACTAACTGCCCATCGTGCCACAAATCCACAACGGCGGATAACAGCGAAATGCTGCTTGCCAACACCGATCTCATCAAAGAATGGCATCTAACGAAAAATAGCGGTTTAAATCTGCGGAATTTACCACCGGGCTTTAATAAAAAAGTATGGTGGATTTGTGAAGAAGGACATGAATGGGAGCAAACAGTCAAAGCACGAATAAAAGGACGCGGTTGCCCGCAGTGCAACAAAGGCAGCGTTCAGAAAAAATCACCAAAAGATTCGCCATCAACTCAGCCGTCTGAGAAGATGTTGACACCTGATAAATTCGGTGTGCGCCGACCATCATTTGCTGAAACCAGTGCGGCAACCGGTTTTAGAAGAAATAAGCGCTTTATGCATCGGGCAACTGTCATCATAGAAGATGTCAATTCTGGTTCGTTGAGCTACGCCCAAACAAAAGATTTCAGCAATGATGGTATGCTATTGGAATCAGCAGTTGCTTTCAAACCCGGCACGAAAATAAAAATTAAATTTGACGCCCAACCCTTTAAATCTGCTCCAAAAACTTACAGCTCTATTGTCAGGTGGTGCAAAGAAGCTGCCAATGAAGACGCCATGCACAACTACGGAATTGGCGTAAAATTTATTTGA
- a CDS encoding zinc ribbon domain-containing protein, translating to MNCPKCGFEQTLDGIECQKCCVIFAKYLNVKKHPAQKTAHTPLAVPKNKAGWEFAKNLFLYVKPETNSLILIGRSLVFAIILIWSIKFILTPMKNHYAMASFWHLVNLPFHEAGHLIFRPFGEFMTSLGGSLGQLLIPLVCLVVFLIKTRDTFAAAFALWWFGENFLDLAPYINDARSLSLPLLGGNTGRTSPYGFHDWEFILKKLGWIQYDHTLAYWAHLLGCVLMIFALVWGGYILYKQYQYKKSADSA from the coding sequence ATGAATTGCCCTAAATGCGGTTTTGAACAGACCCTTGATGGCATTGAATGCCAAAAATGCTGTGTTATTTTTGCTAAATATCTCAACGTTAAAAAACATCCGGCACAGAAAACTGCCCATACGCCCCTCGCGGTTCCAAAAAACAAAGCTGGCTGGGAATTTGCAAAAAATCTATTTTTGTATGTGAAGCCTGAGACCAATTCGCTTATTTTGATAGGCCGCAGCCTTGTATTTGCCATCATTTTGATATGGAGTATCAAATTTATTCTGACCCCCATGAAAAACCATTATGCTATGGCGTCTTTCTGGCATCTGGTCAATCTGCCTTTTCACGAAGCCGGCCACCTTATATTTCGACCCTTTGGCGAATTTATGACCTCTTTGGGCGGCAGCCTCGGCCAATTGCTGATACCGCTCGTTTGCCTGGTGGTTTTTTTAATCAAGACCCGTGATACTTTTGCTGCTGCCTTTGCTTTGTGGTGGTTTGGCGAAAATTTTCTAGATCTGGCTCCGTATATCAACGATGCACGATCGTTGAGTTTGCCATTGTTAGGCGGTAACACCGGGCGTACCTCGCCATACGGATTCCATGATTGGGAATTTATTCTTAAAAAATTGGGCTGGATTCAATACGATCATACGCTGGCATATTGGGCACATCTTTTGGGTTGTGTTTTGATGATATTCGCACTTGTATGGGGCGGATATATCCTTTATAAGCAATATCAATACAAAAAATCCGCCGATTCAGCCTGA
- a CDS encoding carbon-nitrogen hydrolase family protein, which yields MRVTVCEMHNQPDRFEQDWNALVDHVKSAASELVLLPEMPFYPWLASAKKVDAKRWQASIEATDKWITCLKDLAPAAVLGTRPVVKDNRRLNEGFCWEAAAGYRPIHCKTYLPDERGFWEASWYQRGDDDFSVMQCGQATVGFLICTELWFNKHARNYAQQGAHLIVCPRATPKASVDKWLAGGRAAAIVSGAYCLSSNHTGSRTDGPDWGGAGWIIEPEEGEIIGLTSKMTPFLTMSIDLKAAENAKRTYPRYVKS from the coding sequence ATGAGGGTCACGGTCTGTGAAATGCACAACCAGCCAGACCGCTTTGAGCAAGATTGGAACGCATTGGTCGACCACGTCAAATCTGCTGCCAGCGAATTGGTTTTGCTCCCTGAAATGCCCTTCTATCCCTGGCTGGCGTCTGCTAAAAAAGTTGACGCTAAACGCTGGCAAGCTTCCATAGAGGCGACCGATAAATGGATAACTTGCCTTAAAGATCTGGCACCGGCCGCCGTTCTGGGCACCCGGCCGGTGGTAAAAGACAACCGTCGGTTAAATGAAGGCTTCTGCTGGGAGGCTGCCGCAGGTTATCGCCCCATCCATTGCAAAACCTACCTTCCCGATGAGCGTGGTTTCTGGGAAGCATCATGGTATCAGCGGGGTGACGACGATTTCAGCGTGATGCAGTGCGGACAGGCCACAGTGGGCTTCCTCATCTGCACCGAACTGTGGTTTAACAAACATGCCAGGAATTACGCGCAACAGGGCGCTCATCTGATCGTCTGCCCCCGGGCCACTCCCAAGGCTTCAGTCGATAAATGGCTCGCGGGCGGACGAGCTGCAGCGATAGTATCCGGCGCATACTGCCTGTCCTCAAATCATACTGGATCCCGCACAGATGGACCTGATTGGGGCGGTGCCGGCTGGATTATCGAGCCTGAAGAAGGTGAAATCATAGGGCTTACATCAAAAATGACGCCATTTTTAACCATGAGCATTGACCTGAAAGCAGCAGAAAATGCCAAGCGCACCTACCCCCGATATGTAAAGTCCTAA
- a CDS encoding GNAT family N-acetyltransferase has product MQINISEFSIADYNQVLMLWKRCKGIGLSDADSKENLNAYLNRNPALSFVAKNANAVIGAVLCGHDGRRGYLHHLAVRHDCRNQGIGRSLIEKCLSGLKSIGIQKCHLFIFNTNDSGIRFWKKMGWDYRNDLSVISKEIE; this is encoded by the coding sequence ATGCAGATCAATATCTCTGAATTTTCAATCGCAGATTATAATCAGGTCTTGATGCTTTGGAAGCGCTGCAAAGGCATCGGCCTGAGTGACGCAGACTCAAAAGAAAATCTAAATGCCTATCTAAATCGCAATCCTGCTTTAAGCTTTGTGGCCAAAAACGCGAATGCGGTCATCGGAGCGGTGCTGTGCGGGCACGATGGTCGCCGGGGTTATCTTCACCACCTTGCCGTGCGCCACGATTGCAGGAATCAGGGCATCGGCCGATCACTTATTGAAAAATGTTTGTCGGGGCTTAAATCAATCGGAATTCAAAAATGCCACCTGTTTATATTCAACACCAACGACAGCGGTATTCGATTCTGGAAAAAAATGGGCTGGGATTATCGCAATGATTTGAGTGTGATCTCTAAAGAAATCGAATAG
- a CDS encoding carbon-nitrogen hydrolase family protein, translated as MATKNQDVKAAVVQAAPILFNREATVDKACALIEQAAAQGAQLILFPEAYIPAYPRGLAFGTVVGSRSPVGRRIWQRYWENTVEVPGPTTQKLAEAAKKANVYLAMGIIERDMQRSSGTLYCTLLYFGPDGRLLGKHQKLKPTAGERLIWGEGDGSTLTVIQTDIGNIGGLICWENYMPLARMAMYNKGVDIYLAPTADARDTWQATLRHIACEGRCFVLGCNQYMTKDMYPDDLKDLKELDEQPEIMCRGGSVIISPLGKVLAGPMYDQEGFLYANLDLGAIARSKFDFDVVGHYARPDVFQLLVNENPSVSVVEVDKK; from the coding sequence ATGGCCACAAAAAATCAAGATGTAAAGGCGGCTGTCGTACAGGCAGCGCCCATACTGTTTAATCGCGAAGCTACTGTGGACAAAGCCTGTGCGTTGATCGAACAGGCAGCTGCACAGGGTGCCCAACTTATTTTGTTTCCTGAAGCATATATCCCGGCTTACCCAAGGGGTTTGGCGTTTGGCACGGTAGTGGGTAGCCGCAGCCCGGTGGGACGTAGGATCTGGCAACGCTACTGGGAAAACACAGTGGAAGTCCCTGGCCCCACAACGCAAAAATTGGCAGAAGCGGCCAAAAAGGCCAACGTCTATCTGGCGATGGGTATTATCGAGCGAGACATGCAGCGCAGCAGCGGCACCCTGTATTGCACACTTTTGTATTTCGGACCCGATGGCCGGTTGCTGGGCAAACATCAAAAACTGAAACCCACCGCCGGAGAGCGACTGATTTGGGGTGAAGGCGATGGCAGCACGCTCACCGTTATTCAGACTGATATCGGCAACATTGGCGGGTTGATCTGCTGGGAAAATTATATGCCGCTGGCCCGTATGGCCATGTATAACAAGGGCGTGGATATTTACCTAGCGCCCACAGCCGATGCCAGAGATACCTGGCAGGCCACACTACGTCACATTGCATGTGAAGGACGCTGTTTCGTATTGGGATGCAACCAGTATATGACCAAGGATATGTATCCGGATGATTTGAAAGACTTAAAGGAATTGGACGAGCAGCCTGAGATCATGTGCCGCGGCGGCAGCGTCATAATTTCGCCTCTGGGAAAAGTTTTGGCTGGCCCGATGTATGATCAAGAAGGCTTCCTGTATGCCAATCTGGATTTAGGCGCCATTGCCCGCAGCAAATTTGATTTCGACGTGGTAGGACATTACGCCCGCCCGGATGTCTTTCAGTTGCTTGTCAACGAAAACCCGAGTGTGTCAGTGGTGGAAGTCGATAAAAAATGA
- a CDS encoding LysE family transporter, with protein sequence MMEWGLFIKGMIIGFSIAAPVGPIGILCIQRTLSNGNFQGLVTGLGAATADAVYGFIAAFGLTFISDFLVDQSIWFRIIGGLFLCYLGIRAFASKPSSQSLLVKDSNALSSYGTTFFLTLTNPMTILFFAGVFAGMGVVSESIHYAAAGLMVIGVFIGSATWWLLLSGATAIFRHKISEGKLALVNRISGVIILAFGVAALVSVVV encoded by the coding sequence ATGATGGAATGGGGCTTATTTATCAAGGGCATGATTATCGGTTTTTCAATTGCCGCACCGGTGGGGCCCATTGGGATCCTGTGCATCCAGCGCACATTATCAAACGGCAATTTCCAAGGACTGGTCACCGGGTTGGGGGCCGCCACCGCTGACGCAGTTTATGGTTTCATTGCCGCGTTTGGTTTAACTTTTATTTCTGATTTTTTGGTGGATCAATCTATTTGGTTTCGAATCATCGGTGGCCTTTTTCTTTGCTATCTGGGAATACGTGCTTTTGCAAGCAAACCGTCTTCGCAGAGCCTTTTAGTAAAAGATAGCAATGCGCTTTCATCCTATGGCACCACTTTTTTCTTAACCCTTACCAATCCAATGACCATCCTTTTTTTCGCGGGCGTATTTGCCGGGATGGGGGTTGTCAGCGAATCCATCCACTATGCCGCAGCGGGTCTGATGGTCATCGGCGTCTTTATCGGCTCAGCGACCTGGTGGTTGCTGTTGAGCGGTGCAACCGCCATTTTTCGCCATAAAATCAGCGAGGGCAAGCTGGCGTTGGTCAACAGGATTTCCGGGGTCATTATTCTGGCCTTTGGTGTGGCGGCGCTTGTGAGTGTTGTGGTTTAA
- a CDS encoding GNAT family N-acetyltransferase: protein MGIHIRQARAEDADFLAWLMIIAGRAHVTRGIWEVILGGTEQECLIFLKHLAVTTTPHLFHHSCYLIAESDGKPAAGLGGYDPSRLGYIALQKAMPEVFRKLGYLGPSPEANNRAERVLCCIPDNVKGAWIIDSVATLPAYRRKGLADRLLTVILEKGRQKGFQRAQINLYIGNRPAQRAYEKHGFKIVAHKCHPDFEDEIGSPGMICMLRNL from the coding sequence ATGGGTATTCACATCAGACAGGCCCGGGCTGAAGACGCTGATTTTCTGGCCTGGCTCATGATCATCGCGGGAAGGGCCCACGTCACCAGGGGAATCTGGGAGGTCATATTAGGCGGCACAGAACAAGAGTGCCTAATATTTCTTAAACACCTGGCGGTAACCACTACACCGCATCTCTTTCATCATTCATGCTACCTGATAGCGGAATCCGATGGCAAACCAGCAGCAGGGTTAGGTGGATACGATCCGAGTCGATTAGGATACATAGCACTTCAAAAGGCTATGCCGGAAGTTTTTAGAAAACTCGGGTATCTTGGTCCAAGCCCAGAAGCCAACAACCGTGCAGAGCGGGTACTTTGTTGTATACCTGATAACGTCAAAGGGGCCTGGATCATTGATAGTGTGGCCACGTTGCCTGCGTATCGCCGCAAGGGATTGGCTGACCGTTTGCTGACGGTAATTCTTGAAAAAGGTCGTCAGAAGGGTTTTCAGAGGGCCCAAATCAACTTATACATCGGAAATCGTCCTGCTCAGCGCGCCTACGAAAAGCATGGATTTAAAATTGTGGCGCACAAATGTCATCCGGACTTTGAGGATGAAATCGGCTCACCTGGAATGATATGCATGTTGAGAAATCTTTGA
- a CDS encoding class I SAM-dependent methyltransferase — MATWIWIFIILVGSLFALKIIYTFSIALVLPITQGALYVSTSRAKIKAFIDAVPMKADQMLVDLGCGDGRVLREVQKRYGVRTVGYEINPLACLKARIYSFGSHKINIRRQNFWEADLSEADVVFCYLYPDVMKKLAAKLVAGLKPGAVVVSSNFALPGIVPSQVIKLKHILYNDPIYIYKMKP, encoded by the coding sequence ATGGCCACTTGGATCTGGATATTCATCATTTTGGTCGGAAGCCTGTTTGCCCTGAAAATCATTTACACCTTTAGCATCGCCTTGGTTTTACCCATCACCCAGGGCGCGCTTTACGTCTCAACATCTCGGGCAAAAATCAAAGCCTTTATTGATGCCGTTCCCATGAAAGCTGATCAAATGCTGGTCGATCTGGGGTGCGGTGACGGACGCGTGTTGAGGGAAGTTCAAAAGCGATATGGGGTTCGTACAGTCGGATATGAAATCAATCCGCTGGCCTGCCTGAAGGCTCGAATATATTCTTTCGGGTCTCATAAAATTAACATCAGGCGTCAAAATTTCTGGGAAGCCGATTTGTCTGAAGCAGATGTGGTTTTTTGCTATCTTTATCCGGATGTAATGAAAAAGTTGGCTGCCAAGCTCGTTGCCGGTCTGAAACCGGGCGCTGTGGTTGTATCGAGCAATTTTGCCCTACCAGGAATCGTCCCCAGCCAGGTCATAAAATTAAAGCACATATTATATAATGACCCCATCTACATATATAAAATGAAACCATAA
- the arsN2 gene encoding arsenic resistance N-acetyltransferase ArsN2: MEFAFATAKDEERIKQVLAACGLEHRDIKPTQLQHFLMVQDNTELTLNGVVGLEIKGHVGLLRSLAVMHAHRQQGLATQLVSKIEAYARLQKINTLYLLTLTAEAFFTAKGYHQIDRVSAPAALQSTAEFKDLCPQTAVCMKKHL, translated from the coding sequence ATGGAATTTGCCTTTGCAACCGCCAAAGATGAAGAACGAATCAAACAGGTCTTGGCGGCCTGCGGCCTTGAGCACCGGGATATAAAACCGACACAGCTGCAGCATTTTTTGATGGTGCAAGATAACACAGAGCTGACGTTAAACGGTGTCGTGGGCCTTGAAATTAAAGGCCATGTCGGACTGCTGCGATCCCTGGCCGTTATGCATGCCCATCGTCAGCAGGGGCTGGCAACCCAATTGGTCAGCAAAATAGAGGCGTATGCCCGGCTGCAAAAAATTAATACGCTCTACTTGCTGACATTAACAGCTGAGGCTTTTTTCACTGCAAAGGGGTATCACCAGATCGATCGAGTTTCTGCTCCTGCTGCCTTGCAGTCGACAGCTGAATTCAAGGACTTGTGCCCGCAAACTGCCGTATGCATGAAAAAGCATCTTTGA
- a CDS encoding uracil-DNA glycosylase family protein produces MNHDVNHLETIATDLVKALRPLKFGPPISHVYNPLEYARDSLKQYHKKFASAPKEVLFLGMNPGPWGMAQTGIPFGEIQAVRNWMKIQAQVGAPAKTHPKRPVLGFACKKREVSGQRLWGWAQKKFRTPDRFFKRFFVANYCPLIFIENSGRNRTPDQIRVAERKPLLDICDQALRRTIDFFKPRYVIGVGKFAEKRARTVLDQHDIKIGMIAHPSPANPQANRGWEPLMEKQLSAMGIKIGLKK; encoded by the coding sequence ATGAACCATGATGTGAATCACCTTGAAACCATTGCCACCGACTTGGTCAAAGCGCTGCGTCCTTTAAAGTTCGGGCCACCGATAAGTCATGTGTACAATCCACTTGAATATGCCCGGGATTCCTTAAAGCAATACCACAAAAAATTTGCTTCTGCTCCGAAAGAGGTATTGTTCCTGGGGATGAACCCGGGGCCGTGGGGCATGGCTCAAACCGGTATTCCGTTTGGTGAAATTCAGGCGGTTAGGAACTGGATGAAAATTCAAGCGCAGGTGGGAGCCCCTGCAAAAACGCATCCGAAGCGGCCTGTTTTAGGATTTGCCTGCAAAAAAAGAGAGGTCAGCGGGCAACGGCTGTGGGGATGGGCCCAAAAAAAATTTCGCACACCAGATCGATTTTTCAAGCGCTTTTTCGTAGCCAATTACTGTCCTCTGATTTTCATTGAAAACAGTGGGCGGAACCGAACACCGGACCAAATTCGTGTCGCCGAACGCAAGCCGCTGCTGGATATTTGCGACCAAGCACTGCGCCGCACCATCGACTTTTTTAAGCCGCGTTATGTCATCGGCGTCGGTAAATTCGCAGAAAAACGCGCCAGAACTGTGCTGGATCAACATGATATCAAAATCGGCATGATTGCCCATCCGAGCCCCGCTAATCCCCAAGCAAATCGCGGATGGGAACCGTTGATGGAAAAACAGCTCTCGGCAATGGGAATAAAGATCGGTTTAAAAAAATAG
- a CDS encoding threo-3-hydroxy-L-aspartate ammonia-lyase: MPNPPDNVFDRIQDAKKRLDGQAHMTPIMTSQTLDRKVGAKVYLKCENYQRVGAFKFRGAYNAMSRLSEEERRRGVITHSSGNHAQAIALVGNLLGVKTTIVMPQDAPATKRAATEAYGADIVEYDPAKTTREEISLGLKQQHGYILIPPYDHIDIVAGQGTAALEFFDQVESLDMLLVPCGGGGLLSGSAIAAKGMNPACRVIGIEPQLADDATRSFQTGKLHRVKNPPTIADGTRTPSLGENVTFPLILKYVDDMKTVSEAAIIEAVQFLFYRMKLVVEPSGALGVAALLSASVVPQGRLGVIISGGNIDGPTMKTILDAETAL, from the coding sequence ATGCCCAACCCACCAGACAATGTATTTGATCGCATTCAGGATGCAAAAAAGCGGCTGGACGGACAAGCCCATATGACCCCAATAATGACCTCACAAACGCTCGATCGAAAAGTGGGCGCTAAGGTTTACCTTAAATGCGAAAATTATCAACGTGTCGGGGCATTCAAATTTAGAGGCGCTTATAACGCCATGTCACGCCTTTCCGAAGAAGAGCGCCGGCGAGGTGTTATTACGCATTCATCTGGTAATCACGCCCAGGCGATTGCGCTGGTTGGCAACCTTTTGGGTGTCAAAACCACCATTGTCATGCCGCAGGATGCACCGGCCACCAAACGGGCTGCCACCGAAGCATACGGGGCAGACATTGTTGAATACGATCCCGCTAAAACCACCCGCGAAGAGATCTCGCTGGGTCTCAAACAACAGCACGGTTATATTTTGATACCGCCCTATGACCATATTGATATCGTTGCCGGCCAGGGAACTGCGGCGCTCGAATTTTTCGATCAGGTCGAGTCGCTGGATATGCTGCTGGTGCCGTGCGGCGGTGGCGGTTTGCTGAGTGGCTCAGCCATCGCGGCGAAAGGAATGAATCCCGCTTGCAGGGTCATCGGTATCGAACCGCAATTGGCTGATGACGCCACCCGCTCCTTTCAGACCGGAAAACTTCACCGTGTTAAAAATCCGCCCACCATCGCGGATGGGACCCGCACGCCTTCGCTGGGAGAAAATGTCACCTTTCCGCTGATACTCAAATATGTGGATGATATGAAAACCGTCTCGGAAGCGGCAATTATCGAAGCGGTACAGTTTTTATTTTACCGCATGAAGCTGGTTGTTGAGCCCTCGGGCGCTTTAGGTGTCGCAGCGCTGTTAAGCGCCAGCGTGGTGCCGCAAGGCCGCTTGGGTGTCATCATCAGCGGCGGCAACATCGATGGTCCTACGATGAAAACCATTTTGGATGCTGAGACAGCGCTTTAG
- a CDS encoding DUF2845 domain-containing protein yields MKKMLAIAAIQASLILTANNSHGFDIMNLRDQSTLRCPGGIVARGDSDTDVQRRCGEPIKVAYRQDFGPIWIYHFGQGRFMYYLAFLHGNLQRIASARCNPNKAECLDIR; encoded by the coding sequence ATGAAAAAAATGTTAGCCATAGCCGCCATCCAGGCATCGCTGATTCTGACGGCAAACAATTCCCATGGATTTGACATCATGAACCTGCGGGATCAGTCGACACTCAGATGCCCGGGAGGTATCGTTGCGCGTGGCGATTCAGATACTGATGTGCAGCGCCGATGCGGAGAGCCAATAAAGGTAGCTTATCGACAGGATTTTGGCCCCATTTGGATCTATCATTTCGGCCAGGGCAGATTCATGTACTACCTGGCTTTCTTGCATGGAAATTTACAGCGAATTGCAAGCGCTAGATGCAACCCCAATAAAGCCGAATGTTTGGATATCAGATGA
- a CDS encoding peroxiredoxin-like family protein has translation MQQAAEELRNSKILEHTLKSGNKAPHFELENAEGQMVRSEDILSQRLMVLTFYRGRWUPYCNIELEALQSHLEKFNALGAELIAISPQIIKFSRTLKKSKKLTFEILGDPGNQVAGQFGLVHSVPEYLRSIYLQFGIDLPRYNADESWTLPLAARFIIDRQAVIRYAETDTDYRVRPEPEHTLNALEALI, from the coding sequence ATGCAGCAGGCGGCTGAAGAGCTAAGAAACTCCAAGATCCTGGAACACACCTTAAAATCAGGCAATAAAGCACCTCATTTTGAACTGGAAAACGCTGAAGGCCAAATGGTACGATCAGAGGATATCCTGTCGCAACGGTTAATGGTGCTGACTTTTTACCGTGGCCGCTGGTGACCGTACTGCAATATTGAGCTGGAGGCTCTGCAAAGCCACTTGGAAAAGTTCAATGCCCTGGGGGCTGAACTAATTGCCATTTCTCCCCAGATCATCAAATTCAGCCGCACCTTGAAAAAATCTAAAAAGCTGACATTTGAGATTCTCGGCGATCCGGGCAATCAGGTTGCCGGTCAATTCGGGCTGGTGCATAGCGTGCCCGAATATTTGAGAAGCATTTATTTGCAGTTCGGCATCGACCTGCCGCGATACAACGCAGACGAATCCTGGACACTGCCCCTGGCGGCTCGATTCATTATTGACCGACAAGCGGTTATACGATACGCAGAAACAGATACGGACTACCGGGTAAGGCCCGAACCGGAACATACCCTCAATGCATTAGAAGCTTTAATTTAA